A genomic stretch from Empedobacter stercoris includes:
- a CDS encoding metal-dependent hydrolase has protein sequence MKIQYLGHASLAIEANGKHIVVDPFITPNELAKHIDFESLKADYIVLTHAHQDHVYDVEELAKRTGALIISNAEIAGYYAAKGLNSHGMNTGGKFNFDFGSIQSTIAFHSSSFADGTYGGDPNGYIIESEGKRIYIAGDTALTYEMKLIPDTIGQLDLAILPIGDNFTMGAKSASIAAEYVQATKVLGYHYDTFPPIKIDKAEAKSIFFSRHIQLILLEIGEDLTV, from the coding sequence ATGAAAATTCAATACTTAGGTCATGCTTCTTTGGCTATCGAAGCAAATGGTAAACACATTGTTGTTGATCCGTTTATTACTCCAAATGAATTAGCTAAACATATCGATTTCGAAAGTTTAAAAGCTGACTATATCGTTTTAACACATGCACATCAAGATCATGTGTATGATGTAGAAGAATTGGCAAAACGAACAGGAGCGTTAATTATTTCGAATGCTGAAATCGCTGGTTATTATGCAGCAAAAGGTTTGAATTCGCACGGAATGAATACAGGTGGGAAATTTAATTTTGATTTTGGATCAATTCAATCTACTATTGCTTTTCATTCGAGTTCTTTCGCAGATGGAACGTACGGTGGTGATCCAAATGGTTATATTATCGAGAGTGAAGGAAAGCGTATTTACATCGCAGGAGACACCGCTTTGACGTATGAAATGAAACTGATTCCCGATACAATTGGTCAATTAGATTTAGCTATTTTACCAATAGGGGATAATTTTACAATGGGTGCTAAAAGCGCTTCAATTGCGGCAGAATATGTTCAAGCAACTAAAGTTTTAGGTTATCATTATGATACATTTCCTCCAATAAAAATTGATAAAGCTGAAGCTAAATCAATATTCTTTTCACGTCATATTCAATTGATTTTATTAGAAATCGGGGAAGATTTAACCGTTTAG
- the menA gene encoding 1,4-dihydroxy-2-naphthoate octaprenyltransferase: MIKKVKSSLSLFGMKKWILAARLRTLPLSLSGLLLAGFIAKSEGIFRNDIFFLSLLTTLAFQILSNFANDYGDAVKGTDANRVGEQRAVASGLITQKQMKTAIGIMVVISLICVATLLYVSFYPHDMKYIYIFLGLGVASIFAAMAYTMGKKPYGYIGLGDIFVFLFFGILAVVGGEFLYSKVFQWQILLPAASMGCWSVAVLNLNNMRDVKNDVKNNKITIASKLGFQNSKYYQMALMTIPFVLSALYVTMIPAKSGKLSGLVFLILIFFANAIRRQIFAVKDPKDYDPFLKQVAMLALFFAVLLGYSLIGFDFIDTLTR, encoded by the coding sequence ATGATAAAAAAAGTAAAATCTTCATTATCTTTGTTCGGTATGAAAAAATGGATATTAGCCGCAAGGCTTCGCACTTTACCACTTTCGTTGAGTGGATTATTGTTAGCTGGATTTATTGCAAAATCAGAAGGAATCTTCCGAAATGATATATTTTTCTTATCACTTTTAACAACTTTAGCTTTCCAAATATTGTCAAATTTTGCCAACGATTATGGTGATGCTGTAAAAGGAACAGATGCAAATAGAGTAGGAGAGCAACGTGCAGTTGCTTCTGGTTTGATTACTCAAAAACAAATGAAAACTGCCATAGGTATCATGGTTGTCATTTCTTTGATTTGCGTTGCTACATTATTGTATGTGTCTTTTTATCCTCATGACATGAAGTATATTTATATATTTCTTGGATTAGGGGTAGCTTCTATTTTTGCAGCAATGGCTTATACAATGGGAAAAAAACCTTATGGATATATTGGTTTAGGAGATATTTTTGTCTTTTTATTCTTTGGAATTTTAGCTGTCGTTGGAGGTGAATTTTTATATTCAAAAGTATTTCAATGGCAAATTTTGTTACCAGCTGCATCAATGGGATGTTGGAGTGTAGCAGTGTTGAATTTGAATAATATGCGCGATGTCAAAAATGATGTCAAAAATAATAAAATCACTATTGCATCAAAGCTTGGATTTCAGAATAGTAAGTATTATCAAATGGCTTTAATGACAATTCCTTTTGTTTTGAGTGCCCTTTATGTAACGATGATTCCAGCAAAATCAGGAAAGTTATCAGGATTAGTATTCCTAATTTTAATCTTCTTTGCAAATGCTATTCGTCGTCAAATTTTTGCTGTAAAAGATCCAAAAGATTATGATCCGTTCTTGAAACAAGTCGCAATGTTAGCTTTATTCTTTGCTGTTTTATTGGGATATAGCTTAATTGGATTTGACTTTATCGATACTTTAACGCGTTAA